A single Mangrovimonas sp. YM274 DNA region contains:
- a CDS encoding bifunctional aconitate hydratase 2/2-methylisocitrate dehydratase, whose amino-acid sequence MNIYNDYIKEIEERKAQGLHPKPIDDAALLSEIIEQIKDLNNESRKDSLNFFIYNTLPGTTSAAGVKAKFLKEIILGESVVEEISPAFAFEQLSHMKGGPSVEVLLDLALGSDEAIAAEAAKVLKTQVFLYEADTARLEEAFKSGNAIARQLIESYAKAEFFTELPEVEEKIEIVTFIAGVGDISTDLLSPGADAHSRSDRELHGQSIFEHNKEMQNDLKALQEQHPDKRVMLVAEKGTMGVGSSRMSGVNNVALWTGIQASPYVPFINIAPVIAGTNGISPIFLTTVGVTGGIGIDLKNWVKKKDAEGNVVLDGNGDPVLEQAYSVETGTVLTINTKEKKLYNGDQELIDISASLTPQKMEFIKAGGSYAVVFGKKLQTFAAKVLGIEIPQVYAPSKEISVDGQGLTAVEKIFNQNAVGTTPGKTLHAGSDVRVEVNIVGSQDTTGLMTSQELEMMAATVISPIVDGGYQSGCHTASVWDDKSKANIPKLMRFMNDFGLITGRDPKGVYHAMTDVIHKVLNDITVSDWDIIIGGDSHTRMSKGVAFGADSGTVALALATGEATMPIPQSVKVTFKGNMRSFMDFRDVVHATQQQMLKQFGGENVFQGRVIEVHIGTLTSDQAFTFTDWTAEMKAKASICISEDETLIESLEIARDRIQIMIEKGMDNETQVLQGLVDKANARIQEVKTGIKPALRPDANAKYYAEVVIDLDEIAEPMIADPDVNNEDVSKRYTHDTIRPLSYYGGTKQVDLGFVGSCMVHKGDMKILAQMLKNIEAQQGKVEFKAPLVVAPPTYNIVDELKAEGDWEVLQKYSGFEFDDNAPKGLARTKYENMLYLERPGCNLCMGNQEKAEPGDTVMATSTRLFQGRVVKDSGEKKGESLLSSTPVVVLSTILGRTPTMEEYEAAVEGIVLTRFSPSQKQLVLA is encoded by the coding sequence ATGAATATATACAACGATTACATCAAGGAAATCGAAGAGCGTAAAGCTCAGGGACTTCACCCTAAACCTATTGATGATGCAGCTTTATTAAGCGAAATCATTGAGCAAATTAAAGATTTGAACAATGAAAGCCGCAAAGATTCTCTAAATTTCTTTATTTACAATACTTTGCCTGGAACAACCAGTGCCGCAGGAGTAAAGGCTAAATTTTTAAAAGAAATTATCCTTGGTGAGTCAGTTGTTGAAGAGATTAGCCCTGCTTTTGCTTTTGAGCAGTTGTCACACATGAAGGGAGGCCCTTCTGTAGAAGTGCTTCTTGATTTGGCTTTAGGAAGCGATGAGGCCATTGCTGCAGAAGCTGCCAAAGTATTAAAAACACAGGTGTTCCTTTATGAAGCAGATACTGCTCGTTTGGAAGAAGCATTCAAATCAGGTAATGCTATTGCAAGGCAATTGATTGAAAGTTATGCTAAGGCTGAGTTTTTTACAGAACTTCCGGAAGTAGAAGAAAAAATAGAGATTGTAACATTTATTGCAGGTGTAGGGGATATTTCTACAGATTTATTGTCTCCTGGAGCCGATGCCCATTCTCGTTCAGACCGTGAGTTGCATGGACAGTCTATATTTGAGCATAACAAAGAAATGCAAAACGATCTTAAGGCCTTACAAGAACAACACCCGGATAAGCGTGTGATGTTAGTTGCTGAAAAAGGAACTATGGGAGTAGGGTCTTCAAGAATGTCTGGAGTAAACAATGTGGCTTTATGGACAGGTATACAAGCTAGCCCATATGTACCATTTATCAATATTGCTCCTGTTATTGCTGGAACAAACGGAATTTCTCCAATTTTCCTTACTACTGTGGGAGTAACAGGAGGTATTGGAATTGATCTTAAGAATTGGGTTAAGAAAAAAGATGCTGAAGGAAATGTTGTATTGGATGGAAATGGAGATCCCGTTTTGGAACAAGCCTATTCAGTAGAAACTGGTACCGTTCTAACCATTAATACAAAAGAGAAGAAATTATATAATGGAGATCAAGAGTTAATTGATATTTCTGCATCCTTAACGCCACAAAAGATGGAGTTCATTAAGGCAGGGGGATCTTACGCTGTTGTATTTGGGAAAAAATTACAGACGTTTGCCGCTAAAGTATTAGGAATTGAGATTCCTCAAGTTTATGCACCGTCAAAAGAAATTTCTGTGGATGGTCAAGGTCTAACGGCAGTAGAAAAAATATTCAACCAAAATGCAGTAGGAACAACTCCAGGAAAAACATTACATGCAGGTTCTGATGTTCGTGTTGAAGTAAATATTGTAGGATCTCAAGATACTACGGGGTTAATGACATCTCAAGAGTTGGAAATGATGGCGGCTACGGTAATTTCACCAATAGTGGATGGTGGGTATCAGTCTGGTTGTCATACAGCTTCCGTTTGGGATGACAAGTCCAAAGCGAATATTCCTAAATTGATGAGATTTATGAATGACTTTGGCCTAATTACAGGACGCGATCCTAAAGGAGTCTACCATGCAATGACCGATGTAATTCATAAAGTTTTAAATGATATTACAGTAAGTGATTGGGATATCATCATTGGTGGAGATTCTCACACACGTATGTCTAAGGGAGTTGCATTTGGTGCCGATTCTGGTACTGTAGCATTAGCCTTGGCTACAGGTGAAGCGACTATGCCAATACCGCAATCTGTTAAAGTGACCTTTAAAGGAAACATGAGAAGCTTCATGGATTTCCGAGATGTAGTGCATGCTACGCAACAACAAATGTTGAAGCAGTTTGGAGGTGAAAACGTATTCCAAGGACGTGTAATTGAAGTGCACATTGGAACATTGACTTCAGACCAAGCCTTTACATTTACAGATTGGACTGCAGAAATGAAGGCCAAGGCGTCTATCTGTATTTCTGAAGATGAAACTTTAATCGAATCTTTAGAGATTGCAAGAGATCGTATCCAAATCATGATTGAAAAAGGTATGGATAATGAAACGCAAGTACTGCAAGGTTTGGTAGATAAAGCAAATGCAAGAATCCAAGAGGTTAAAACTGGAATTAAGCCAGCTTTAAGACCAGATGCCAACGCGAAATATTATGCAGAGGTTGTCATTGATTTGGACGAGATTGCAGAACCAATGATTGCCGATCCAGATGTCAACAACGAAGATGTATCTAAACGATATACCCACGATACCATCAGACCATTGTCTTATTATGGAGGTACAAAGCAGGTAGATCTAGGGTTTGTAGGGTCTTGTATGGTTCATAAAGGAGATATGAAGATATTGGCTCAAATGTTGAAAAACATCGAAGCACAGCAAGGTAAAGTAGAGTTTAAAGCTCCTTTAGTTGTAGCACCTCCAACCTATAATATTGTTGATGAGTTGAAAGCTGAAGGTGATTGGGAAGTATTACAAAAGTACTCTGGATTTGAGTTTGATGATAATGCACCAAAAGGTTTAGCACGTACTAAGTACGAAAACATGCTGTACTTGGAGCGTCCAGGTTGTAACCTGTGTATGGGTAACCAGGAAAAAGCGGAGCCAGGAGATACAGTAATGGCAACATCTACACGTTTATTCCAAGGAAGAGTTGTAAAAGATTCTGGAGAGAAAAAAGGAGAATCTTTATTGTCTTCCACTCCAGTAGTAGTGTTATCTACTATTTTAGGTAGAACTCCTACTATGGAAGAATATGAGGCAGCTGTTGAAGGTATAGTTTTAACTAGATTTTCACCGTCTCAAAAGCAATTGGTATTAGCTTAA
- a CDS encoding aconitate hydratase, with protein MAFDIDMIKEVYANMAERVDKAREVVGKPLTLSEKILYSHLWDGTPEKAFVRGKDYVDFAPDRIACQDATAQMALLQFMQAGKPKVAVPTTVHCDHLIQAKQGAKEDLRQANETSKEVFDFLASVSNKYGIGFWKPGAGIIHQVVLENYAFPGGMMIGTDSHTVNAGGLGMVAIGVGGADAVDVMAGMAWELKFPKLIGVKLTGKLSGWTAPKDVILKVAEILTVKGGTGAIVEYFGPGATAMSCTGKGTICNMGAEIGATTSTFGYDESMERYLRATERADVADAANEIKDYLTADAEVYQNPEQYFDQVIEINLSELSPLLNGPFTPDLSTPAGKEMTEKAKANEWPLAVEWGLIGSCTNSSYEDLSRASSIAQQALDKNLKTKAEFGINPGSEQVRYTAERDGILQVFEKLDAKIFTNACGPCIGQWARYSDPKNAPKNSIVHSFNRNFAKRADGNPNTHAFVASPELTAAIAIAGRLDFNPLTDKLINENGEEVMFDEPTGWELPPKGFEVKENGYVDPVEDGSGLEVSVSPTSERLQLLEPFTPIGDTITGAKLLIKAFGKCTTDHISMAGPWLRFRGHLDNISNNCLIGAVNAYNQQTNFVKNQLTGEYGGVPDVQREYKAAGIKTVVVGDHNYGEGSSREHAAMEPRHLGVAAVLVKSFARIHETNLKKQGMLALTFANENDYDLVQEDDTFNFLDLNEFAPDKPLSIELVHNDGSKDVITVNHSYNEAQIAWYNEGSALNLIKKQNAA; from the coding sequence ATGGCATTTGATATAGACATGATAAAGGAGGTTTATGCTAACATGGCAGAACGTGTAGATAAAGCGCGTGAAGTTGTAGGTAAACCATTGACACTCTCTGAAAAGATTTTATACTCACATCTTTGGGATGGAACTCCAGAGAAGGCTTTTGTTAGGGGAAAGGATTATGTGGATTTTGCTCCAGATAGAATTGCATGTCAGGATGCAACCGCACAAATGGCATTGTTGCAATTTATGCAAGCTGGAAAACCTAAGGTTGCCGTACCAACTACAGTACACTGTGATCACTTAATTCAAGCAAAACAAGGGGCGAAAGAAGATTTAAGACAAGCCAATGAAACTAGTAAGGAAGTGTTTGATTTTTTGGCGTCTGTATCCAATAAATATGGAATTGGATTTTGGAAACCGGGAGCAGGGATTATTCACCAAGTAGTTTTGGAGAACTATGCTTTTCCAGGCGGAATGATGATTGGTACCGATTCTCATACTGTAAATGCAGGAGGCTTGGGAATGGTAGCTATTGGAGTAGGAGGGGCTGATGCCGTAGATGTAATGGCCGGTATGGCTTGGGAGCTTAAGTTTCCAAAGTTGATAGGTGTAAAATTAACAGGAAAACTATCTGGTTGGACGGCACCTAAAGATGTAATTCTTAAAGTTGCTGAAATTTTAACGGTAAAAGGTGGTACTGGAGCCATAGTGGAATATTTTGGCCCGGGAGCAACAGCGATGTCTTGTACCGGTAAAGGTACCATTTGTAACATGGGAGCAGAAATTGGAGCAACCACCTCTACATTTGGTTATGATGAATCCATGGAACGTTATTTACGCGCTACGGAAAGAGCTGATGTTGCCGATGCTGCCAATGAAATCAAAGATTATTTGACAGCAGATGCTGAAGTATACCAAAATCCAGAGCAATATTTTGATCAGGTTATAGAAATTAATCTTTCAGAATTATCTCCACTTTTAAATGGTCCGTTTACGCCAGACTTGTCTACACCTGCTGGTAAGGAAATGACGGAAAAGGCAAAGGCCAATGAATGGCCATTGGCTGTTGAGTGGGGCTTGATTGGATCATGTACGAACTCGTCCTATGAAGATTTGTCGAGGGCTTCTTCAATAGCACAGCAAGCTTTGGATAAAAATTTAAAAACCAAAGCAGAATTTGGGATAAATCCAGGTTCTGAACAGGTGCGTTATACTGCCGAACGTGATGGTATTCTTCAAGTGTTTGAAAAATTAGACGCTAAAATTTTTACCAATGCCTGTGGTCCCTGTATCGGGCAATGGGCACGATATAGTGACCCTAAAAATGCTCCTAAAAACAGTATTGTGCATTCCTTCAACAGAAACTTTGCAAAGCGTGCCGATGGTAACCCTAACACGCATGCCTTTGTGGCATCCCCCGAATTAACAGCGGCAATAGCTATTGCGGGACGTTTGGACTTTAACCCTCTCACCGATAAGTTAATCAACGAAAATGGTGAAGAAGTAATGTTTGATGAGCCTACAGGATGGGAATTACCGCCAAAAGGTTTTGAAGTTAAAGAAAATGGATATGTAGATCCTGTTGAAGATGGAAGTGGGTTAGAGGTTTCTGTAAGTCCTACTTCGGAGCGTTTACAATTGTTGGAGCCATTTACTCCAATTGGAGATACTATAACGGGAGCTAAATTATTAATCAAGGCTTTTGGTAAGTGTACCACAGACCATATCTCTATGGCAGGACCTTGGTTACGTTTTAGAGGTCATCTAGATAATATTTCCAACAACTGCTTAATTGGTGCTGTGAATGCGTACAACCAACAAACAAACTTTGTGAAGAACCAATTGACAGGTGAGTATGGTGGCGTACCAGATGTACAACGCGAGTATAAGGCAGCAGGGATTAAAACAGTAGTGGTTGGAGATCATAATTACGGAGAAGGGTCTTCCAGAGAGCATGCAGCTATGGAGCCGAGGCACTTAGGAGTAGCGGCAGTATTGGTGAAGTCTTTTGCACGTATTCATGAAACAAACCTTAAAAAACAAGGGATGTTAGCTTTAACCTTTGCAAATGAAAATGATTATGATTTGGTACAAGAGGATGATACTTTCAATTTCTTAGATCTGAATGAATTTGCTCCAGATAAGCCTTTAAGCATTGAGTTGGTACATAATGATGGATCTAAAGATGTCATTACAGTTAACCATAGTTATAATGAAGCGCAAATTGCATGGTATAATGAGGGATCTGCATTGAACCTTATCAAAAAGCAAAATGCCGCATAA
- a CDS encoding TlpA disulfide reductase family protein: MILVLLLVPQTRFPIQLLINKGLALFGPSIEDVEDREVLSSYNWKLMDSNDKIVNFEDYQGKVVLINFWATWCPPCIAEMDSLEELYEIYKDEVVFVFVSNEEQPVVEQFLIKKNYGFRAYRPLQAPPKELEVSTIPRTFLIDKNGAIAIDKTGAANWSSDAVKEQIEKLLNIK; the protein is encoded by the coding sequence GTGATACTTGTACTGCTTTTAGTACCACAAACTAGGTTTCCAATTCAATTGCTTATAAATAAAGGCCTGGCTTTATTTGGTCCTTCGATTGAGGATGTTGAAGATAGGGAGGTCCTGAGTAGCTACAATTGGAAGTTAATGGATAGTAATGACAAAATCGTAAATTTTGAGGACTATCAAGGTAAGGTGGTGTTAATCAATTTTTGGGCCACTTGGTGTCCTCCTTGTATTGCTGAAATGGACAGTCTGGAGGAACTTTATGAAATTTATAAAGATGAAGTTGTGTTTGTATTTGTTAGTAATGAAGAACAGCCTGTAGTAGAACAATTTTTAATTAAAAAGAATTACGGTTTTAGGGCATATAGGCCGCTTCAAGCGCCTCCAAAAGAGTTAGAGGTATCTACTATACCGAGAACATTTTTAATAGATAAGAACGGCGCTATTGCTATAGATAAAACAGGTGCGGCCAATTGGAGTAGTGATGCGGTAAAAGAACAAATAGAAAAATTGTTGAATATTAAGTAA
- a CDS encoding shikimate kinase, with protein MEKKIFLVGYMGSGKTSVGAKLAKILKCDFLDLDVFIEEKEGMTVRELFKLKGEIYFRRAESKYLQEIIDQKEIKVISLGGGTPCYGNNMGRILSASNAKSVYLKASIPTLTKRLFEERINRPLIAHLDSEELLVEFIGKHLFERSPYYSQSEVTVLTDGKSLDDIISEILSVEQ; from the coding sequence ATGGAAAAAAAAATATTTTTAGTTGGGTACATGGGGTCAGGTAAAACCTCGGTTGGGGCCAAATTGGCGAAAATTTTAAAATGTGATTTTTTAGATTTGGATGTCTTTATTGAGGAAAAGGAGGGAATGACTGTTAGGGAACTATTCAAATTAAAAGGAGAGATTTATTTTAGAAGAGCCGAATCAAAATACCTTCAAGAAATTATTGACCAAAAAGAGATCAAGGTTATTTCGTTAGGAGGGGGGACGCCTTGTTATGGAAATAATATGGGAAGAATTTTATCGGCTTCCAATGCTAAAAGTGTGTATTTAAAGGCATCCATTCCTACTTTAACCAAACGTTTATTTGAGGAGCGTATAAATAGGCCATTGATTGCACACTTGGATTCTGAAGAACTTTTAGTGGAGTTTATAGGAAAACATCTTTTTGAACGTTCACCTTATTATAGTCAAAGTGAGGTAACTGTTCTAACGGATGGCAAGAGCTTAGATGATATTATAAGTGAAATTTTGAGCGTGGAGCAATGA
- a CDS encoding phosphoribosyltransferase domain-containing protein — protein MTVTKNTILNHQEIQHKIRRIAYQIYESNVSEKEVILAGIDSNGYLLAQKLKASLDNISDINTILCKVIVDKKHPLEEVKTSLKQEDYTNKSIVLVDDVLNSGSTLIYGVKHFLNVPLKQFKTAVLVNRNHKKYPVKADFKGISLSTSIKEHVEVILDGDTFEAFLQ, from the coding sequence ATGACTGTTACAAAAAACACTATACTAAACCACCAAGAAATCCAACATAAAATCCGTCGTATTGCTTATCAAATTTATGAAAGTAACGTTTCAGAAAAAGAGGTCATTTTAGCCGGAATAGATAGCAACGGGTATCTTTTGGCACAAAAACTCAAAGCCTCTCTAGATAACATTTCCGATATCAATACCATATTGTGCAAAGTGATTGTTGATAAAAAACATCCTTTGGAAGAAGTTAAAACCTCATTAAAGCAAGAGGACTACACAAACAAATCTATTGTATTGGTTGACGATGTATTAAACTCTGGCAGCACCCTAATCTATGGCGTTAAGCATTTTTTAAATGTTCCCTTAAAGCAATTTAAAACAGCCGTATTGGTGAACCGAAATCATAAAAAATACCCTGTGAAAGCCGATTTTAAAGGTATTTCACTTTCTACTTCTATTAAAGAACATGTAGAAGTAATTCTAGACGGAGACACCTTTGAAGCCTTCTTGCAATAA